One genomic window of Syngnathus acus chromosome 11, fSynAcu1.2, whole genome shotgun sequence includes the following:
- the umad1 gene encoding UBAP1-MVB12-associated (UMA)-domain containing protein 1 isoform X4 produces MFSFLGLRKDPKKSTSERDADGGFVIIGETVEEQRRKVQSMNIAQPSTNVIVLPSKPSCPAPARPVETITTPPPTNVEDGSSSVTEASSMAPDLLGDIPFALAPHVQAVQRGFPYIPDVLLSKDMNSSLTYFHYDFTLEKSILQM; encoded by the exons ATGTTCTCTTTCCTGGGTTTACGTAAAGATCCAAAGAAGTCGACGTCAGAGAGGGATGCTGATGGAGGCTTTGTGATCATTG GAGAAACAGTTGAAGAGCAAAGGCGGAAGGTGCAGTCGATGAACATTGCACAACCTTCAACAAATGTTATTGTCTTGCCATCTAAG CCATCATGTCCAGCTCCAGCTCGCCCAGTGGAAACAATCACAACTCCACCTCCAACGAACGTGGAAGATGGGTCCTCCTCAGTCACAGAGGCTTCTTCAATGGCCCCTGATCTCCTTGGTGACATCCCCTTCGCTTTGGCACCTCATGTTCAGGCAGTGCAGAGAGGTTTCCCTTATATTCCCGATGTACTGCTGTCCAAGGACATGAACTCTAGCCTAACGTATTTTCATTATGACTTCACTTTGGAAAAATCCATTCTACAAATGTGA
- the umad1 gene encoding UBAP1-MVB12-associated (UMA)-domain containing protein 1 isoform X1, which translates to MGYIMEHTQGSCTTYPLSVKYLIPEETFGKTGREGEQSSMFSFLGLRKDPKKSTSERDADGGFVIIACSFAGETVEEQRRKVQSMNIAQPSTNVIVLPSKPSCPAPARPVETITTPPPTNVEDGSSSVTEASSMAPDLLGDIPFALAPHVQAVQRGFPYIPDVLLSKDMNSSLTYFHYDFTLEKSILQM; encoded by the exons ATGGGGTATATCATGGAACATACCCAAGGTTCCTGTACGACATATCCGCTGTCCGTTAAATATCTAATTCCGGAAGAAACATTCGGAAAGACTG GGCGTGAGGGTGAGCAGAGCAGCATGTTCTCTTTCCTGGGTTTACGTAAAGATCCAAAGAAGTCGACGTCAGAGAGGGATGCTGATGGAGGCTTTGTGATCATTG CTTGTTCCTTTGCAGGAGAAACAGTTGAAGAGCAAAGGCGGAAGGTGCAGTCGATGAACATTGCACAACCTTCAACAAATGTTATTGTCTTGCCATCTAAG CCATCATGTCCAGCTCCAGCTCGCCCAGTGGAAACAATCACAACTCCACCTCCAACGAACGTGGAAGATGGGTCCTCCTCAGTCACAGAGGCTTCTTCAATGGCCCCTGATCTCCTTGGTGACATCCCCTTCGCTTTGGCACCTCATGTTCAGGCAGTGCAGAGAGGTTTCCCTTATATTCCCGATGTACTGCTGTCCAAGGACATGAACTCTAGCCTAACGTATTTTCATTATGACTTCACTTTGGAAAAATCCATTCTACAAATGTGA
- the umad1 gene encoding UBAP1-MVB12-associated (UMA)-domain containing protein 1 isoform X3 encodes MFSFLGLRKDPKKSTSERDADGGFVIIACSFAGETVEEQRRKVQSMNIAQPSTNVIVLPSKPSCPAPARPVETITTPPPTNVEDGSSSVTEASSMAPDLLGDIPFALAPHVQAVQRGFPYIPDVLLSKDMNSSLTYFHYDFTLEKSILQM; translated from the exons ATGTTCTCTTTCCTGGGTTTACGTAAAGATCCAAAGAAGTCGACGTCAGAGAGGGATGCTGATGGAGGCTTTGTGATCATTG CTTGTTCCTTTGCAGGAGAAACAGTTGAAGAGCAAAGGCGGAAGGTGCAGTCGATGAACATTGCACAACCTTCAACAAATGTTATTGTCTTGCCATCTAAG CCATCATGTCCAGCTCCAGCTCGCCCAGTGGAAACAATCACAACTCCACCTCCAACGAACGTGGAAGATGGGTCCTCCTCAGTCACAGAGGCTTCTTCAATGGCCCCTGATCTCCTTGGTGACATCCCCTTCGCTTTGGCACCTCATGTTCAGGCAGTGCAGAGAGGTTTCCCTTATATTCCCGATGTACTGCTGTCCAAGGACATGAACTCTAGCCTAACGTATTTTCATTATGACTTCACTTTGGAAAAATCCATTCTACAAATGTGA
- the umad1 gene encoding UBAP1-MVB12-associated (UMA)-domain containing protein 1 isoform X2, translated as MGYIMEHTQGSCTTYPLSVKYLIPEETFGKTGREGEQSSMFSFLGLRKDPKKSTSERDADGGFVIIGETVEEQRRKVQSMNIAQPSTNVIVLPSKPSCPAPARPVETITTPPPTNVEDGSSSVTEASSMAPDLLGDIPFALAPHVQAVQRGFPYIPDVLLSKDMNSSLTYFHYDFTLEKSILQM; from the exons ATGGGGTATATCATGGAACATACCCAAGGTTCCTGTACGACATATCCGCTGTCCGTTAAATATCTAATTCCGGAAGAAACATTCGGAAAGACTG GGCGTGAGGGTGAGCAGAGCAGCATGTTCTCTTTCCTGGGTTTACGTAAAGATCCAAAGAAGTCGACGTCAGAGAGGGATGCTGATGGAGGCTTTGTGATCATTG GAGAAACAGTTGAAGAGCAAAGGCGGAAGGTGCAGTCGATGAACATTGCACAACCTTCAACAAATGTTATTGTCTTGCCATCTAAG CCATCATGTCCAGCTCCAGCTCGCCCAGTGGAAACAATCACAACTCCACCTCCAACGAACGTGGAAGATGGGTCCTCCTCAGTCACAGAGGCTTCTTCAATGGCCCCTGATCTCCTTGGTGACATCCCCTTCGCTTTGGCACCTCATGTTCAGGCAGTGCAGAGAGGTTTCCCTTATATTCCCGATGTACTGCTGTCCAAGGACATGAACTCTAGCCTAACGTATTTTCATTATGACTTCACTTTGGAAAAATCCATTCTACAAATGTGA
- the LOC119130699 gene encoding glucocorticoid modulatory element-binding protein 1-like isoform X2: MKLLMTAIQKRLRKFDDQLISPKQFVHISGKATLKDWKRAIRMGGVMLRKIMDSGQLDFYQHATLCTNTCRSTKFDLLINNTRFPPDSTGLSSTSSQAQESSANGKIDMTEGAAETRDCVSKSAGSLHHHHHHRHDFGEISEDTLNFWKGIADVGLLGEVVTKISTELLDLLNNLQLLKESAVLQNTEVAALSNLGQVFGLLNSVKKMLAKRRQQTHPSQAQILRILCDLESQLAEQRKQQQNQALPWSCPPHPAAKSSIKRQTKRLRLHKPLTSVNRQPAQVTILSPISLSSLAQPLALADLPITSLAQSSNIVTLLPAGSQLFTRYVLTGDGKADGVTLHASSDLTLVDSSPAQESSQLSTVVKPVELLHLSQRALCAEAVAVEAAAQVQVPDGTVLLRHDREHALLHMDPRSVEEGEVAGLPVPAAAESGPGESAGIVQQRMEVTVAQEPHSQMQGTHKQGTQSLELDARGRGPGVQLVVVRENIVPSSGQVNT; this comes from the exons ATGAAACTGCTGATGACGGCCATCCAG AAGAGACTGAGGAAG TTTGACGACCAGCTCATCAGTCCAAAGCAGTTTGTCCATATTTCCGGGAAAGCCACTCTGAAAGACTGGAAACGAGCAATCCGGATGGGTGGAGTCATGCTTAG AAAGATTATGGATTCAGGCCAACTTGACTTCTATCAACACGCGACGTTGTGTACAAACACTTGCCGTAGCACCAAGTTTGACTTGTTAATCAACAACACGCGCTTCCCACCTGACAGCACTGGACTCTCGTCTACATCCTCTCAAG CGCAGGAGTCCTCTGCTAACGGCAAGATAGATATGACGGAGGGAGCGGCTGAAACCAGGGACTGCGTCTCAAAGTCGGCAGGATcgctccaccaccaccaccaccaccgccacGACTTTGGGGAAATCTCAG AAGACACGCTCAATTTCTGGAAGGGAATTGCTGATGTGGGTTTGCTGGGTGAAGTGGTCACCAAAATCAGTACTGAGCTGTTGGATCTGCTGAACAACTTGCAGCTGCTCAAGGAGTCGGCGGTCTTGCAGAACACGG AGGTTGCAGCGCTGAGTAACCTTGGCCAGGTGTTTGGACTGCTCAACTCTGTCAAGAAGATGCTGGCCAAGAGGCGGCAGCAGACCCATCCCAGCCAGGCGCAGATTCTTCGAATCCTTTGCG ACCTGGAGTCGCAGTTGGCAGAACAGCGAAAGCAGCAACAGAATCAAGCTCTGCCATGGTCATGCCCGCCGCACCCTGCCGCCAAAAGTAGCATCAAACGCCAGACAAAGCGGCTTCGTTTGCACAAGCCCCTAACTAGCGTCAACCGTCAGCCTGCGCAGGTCACCATTCTGTCCCCCATCTCCTTGTCTTCCTTGGCTCAGCCGTTGGCTCTGGCAGACCTGCCCATCACCTCCTTGGCCCAGTCGTCCAACATTGTCACTCTGCTCCCCGCCGGCTCGCAACTTTTCACACGATACGTGCTGACCGGAGACGGAAAAGCCGACGGCGTTACCTTGCACGCGTCTTCCGACCTCACGCTGGTGGATTCTAGTCCCGCGCAGGAGTCCAGCCAGTTGAGTACAGTGGTCAAACCCGTGGAGCTGCTCCACCTTAGCCAGCGAGCGCTGTGTGCAGAAGCAGTGGCCGTGGAGGCGGCGGCGCAGGTGCAGGTGCCGGACGGCACCGTCTTGCTGCGGCACGACCGAGAACACGCGCTTCTCCACATGGACCCACGGTCAGTAGAGGAAGGGGAAGTCGCGGGGCTGCCGgtgcccgccgccgccgagtcGGGTCCGGGTGAGAGCGCCGGTATCGTTCAGCAGAGGATGGAGGTCACCGTTGCGCAGGAGCCACACTCGCAAATGCAAgggacacacaaacaagggACTCAGAGCCTGGAGTTGGATGCCCGTGGACGTGGGCCCGGTGTACAGCTTGTGGTCGTAAGAGAAAATATTGTGCCAAGTTCAGGCCAAGTAAACACCTAG
- the rpa3 gene encoding replication protein A 14 kDa subunit isoform X1 — MSNTLDSPKPRINSSMLTQYISKPVCFVGHVETVHNTGKSFTVADGEGRSVCVELNDPLEEELSGIVEVIGMVSNKGAIRAITFNMLRDEKGIPFDLELYNEAVKVIHDFPQHYPFDMAASR, encoded by the exons ATGTCTAATACGCTGGATTCTCCAAAGCCTCGAATTAACTCATCCATGCTGACGCAATATATTAGCAAACCCGTCTGTTTTGTCGGACATGTTGAGACG gTACACAACACCGGGAAAAGCTTCACTGTCGCAGACGGAGAAggaagaagtgtgtgtgttgagctAAATGACCCT cTTGAAGAGGAGCTGTCTGGAATTGTGGAAGTCATTGGAATGGTGTCTAACAAAGGAGCCATAAGGGCCATCACATTCAACATGCTCCGAGACGAGAAGGGCATTCCCTTTG ATCTGGAACTTTACAACGAAGCTGTAAAGGTCATCCACGATTTCCCCCAGCACTACCCTTTTGACATGGCTGCAAGTAGATAA
- the LOC119130706 gene encoding stathmin-like, giving the protein MAAPKDIQVKELDKRASGQAFEVILGEPTPDTKGDFPLAPPKKKDVSLEEIQRKLDAAEERRKNHEAEVLKHLAEKREHEKEVQQKAMEENNNFSKMAEEKLNQKMEANQGKRTAMMAAMNEKFKEKDKKLEEVRKNKETNQTNDASED; this is encoded by the exons ATGGCAGCCCCCAAAG ATATTCAGGTCAAGGAGCTGGACAAGCGGGCCTCTGGCCAAGCCTTTGAGGTTATCCTTGGTGAACCTACCCCAGACACTAAAGGCGACTTCCCCTTGGCCCCTCCAAAGAAAAAGGATGTTTCACTGGAGGAAATTCAGAGGAAGCTGGATGCTGCCGAAGAAAGACGCAAG aacCATGAAGCTGAGGTTTTGAAGCATTTAGCAGAAAAACGTGAACATGAAAAAGAAGTGCAACAGAAAGCTATGGAAGAGAACAACAATTTCAGCAAGATGGCTGAGGAGAAACTCAATCAGAAAATGGAAGCCAACCAAGGGAAACGCACAGCAATGATGGCagcaatgaatgaaaaattcaAGGAGAAA GACAAAAAATTGGAGGAAGTGCGAAAAAATAAGGAAACCAATCAAACCAACGATGCTTCGGAAGACTGA
- the rpa3 gene encoding replication protein A 14 kDa subunit isoform X2 has translation MIYPIACRWIRLVESSVKSRSRGAQDMTKVHNTGKSFTVADGEGRSVCVELNDPLEEELSGIVEVIGMVSNKGAIRAITFNMLRDEKGIPFDLELYNEAVKVIHDFPQHYPFDMAASR, from the exons ATGATATACCCCATTGCTTGCCGCTGGATAAGACTGGTGGAGTCGTCGGTCAAATCCCGCTCGCGCGGCGCACAGGATATGACAAAA gTACACAACACCGGGAAAAGCTTCACTGTCGCAGACGGAGAAggaagaagtgtgtgtgttgagctAAATGACCCT cTTGAAGAGGAGCTGTCTGGAATTGTGGAAGTCATTGGAATGGTGTCTAACAAAGGAGCCATAAGGGCCATCACATTCAACATGCTCCGAGACGAGAAGGGCATTCCCTTTG ATCTGGAACTTTACAACGAAGCTGTAAAGGTCATCCACGATTTCCCCCAGCACTACCCTTTTGACATGGCTGCAAGTAGATAA
- the LOC119130699 gene encoding glucocorticoid modulatory element-binding protein 1-like isoform X1, with protein sequence MAATEDVTMSSGEVLVVKTDGDTNTEYVVNKSQVILQLQSISAGEECDETADDGHPEETEEGDVEICCPITCGDSKAMLLVKKFVCPGINVKCVKFDDQLISPKQFVHISGKATLKDWKRAIRMGGVMLRKIMDSGQLDFYQHATLCTNTCRSTKFDLLINNTRFPPDSTGLSSTSSQAQESSANGKIDMTEGAAETRDCVSKSAGSLHHHHHHRHDFGEISEDTLNFWKGIADVGLLGEVVTKISTELLDLLNNLQLLKESAVLQNTEVAALSNLGQVFGLLNSVKKMLAKRRQQTHPSQAQILRILCDLESQLAEQRKQQQNQALPWSCPPHPAAKSSIKRQTKRLRLHKPLTSVNRQPAQVTILSPISLSSLAQPLALADLPITSLAQSSNIVTLLPAGSQLFTRYVLTGDGKADGVTLHASSDLTLVDSSPAQESSQLSTVVKPVELLHLSQRALCAEAVAVEAAAQVQVPDGTVLLRHDREHALLHMDPRSVEEGEVAGLPVPAAAESGPGESAGIVQQRMEVTVAQEPHSQMQGTHKQGTQSLELDARGRGPGVQLVVVRENIVPSSGQVNT encoded by the exons ATGGCAGCTACGGAAGATGTAACCATGTCCAGTGGGGAGGTCCTCGTGGTGAAGACTGATGGTGACACTAACACAGAGTATGTTGTCAATAAAAGCCAGGTCATCCTTCAGCTCCAGTCCATAAGTGCAGG AGAAGAATGTGATGAAACTGCTGATGACGGCCATCCAG AAGAGACTGAGGAAGGTGACGTTGAAATTTGCTGCCCTATAACATGCGGTGACAGTAAAGCAATGTTACTAGTGAAGAAGTTCGTGTGCCCAGGAATCAATGTCAAATGTGTGAAG TTTGACGACCAGCTCATCAGTCCAAAGCAGTTTGTCCATATTTCCGGGAAAGCCACTCTGAAAGACTGGAAACGAGCAATCCGGATGGGTGGAGTCATGCTTAG AAAGATTATGGATTCAGGCCAACTTGACTTCTATCAACACGCGACGTTGTGTACAAACACTTGCCGTAGCACCAAGTTTGACTTGTTAATCAACAACACGCGCTTCCCACCTGACAGCACTGGACTCTCGTCTACATCCTCTCAAG CGCAGGAGTCCTCTGCTAACGGCAAGATAGATATGACGGAGGGAGCGGCTGAAACCAGGGACTGCGTCTCAAAGTCGGCAGGATcgctccaccaccaccaccaccaccgccacGACTTTGGGGAAATCTCAG AAGACACGCTCAATTTCTGGAAGGGAATTGCTGATGTGGGTTTGCTGGGTGAAGTGGTCACCAAAATCAGTACTGAGCTGTTGGATCTGCTGAACAACTTGCAGCTGCTCAAGGAGTCGGCGGTCTTGCAGAACACGG AGGTTGCAGCGCTGAGTAACCTTGGCCAGGTGTTTGGACTGCTCAACTCTGTCAAGAAGATGCTGGCCAAGAGGCGGCAGCAGACCCATCCCAGCCAGGCGCAGATTCTTCGAATCCTTTGCG ACCTGGAGTCGCAGTTGGCAGAACAGCGAAAGCAGCAACAGAATCAAGCTCTGCCATGGTCATGCCCGCCGCACCCTGCCGCCAAAAGTAGCATCAAACGCCAGACAAAGCGGCTTCGTTTGCACAAGCCCCTAACTAGCGTCAACCGTCAGCCTGCGCAGGTCACCATTCTGTCCCCCATCTCCTTGTCTTCCTTGGCTCAGCCGTTGGCTCTGGCAGACCTGCCCATCACCTCCTTGGCCCAGTCGTCCAACATTGTCACTCTGCTCCCCGCCGGCTCGCAACTTTTCACACGATACGTGCTGACCGGAGACGGAAAAGCCGACGGCGTTACCTTGCACGCGTCTTCCGACCTCACGCTGGTGGATTCTAGTCCCGCGCAGGAGTCCAGCCAGTTGAGTACAGTGGTCAAACCCGTGGAGCTGCTCCACCTTAGCCAGCGAGCGCTGTGTGCAGAAGCAGTGGCCGTGGAGGCGGCGGCGCAGGTGCAGGTGCCGGACGGCACCGTCTTGCTGCGGCACGACCGAGAACACGCGCTTCTCCACATGGACCCACGGTCAGTAGAGGAAGGGGAAGTCGCGGGGCTGCCGgtgcccgccgccgccgagtcGGGTCCGGGTGAGAGCGCCGGTATCGTTCAGCAGAGGATGGAGGTCACCGTTGCGCAGGAGCCACACTCGCAAATGCAAgggacacacaaacaagggACTCAGAGCCTGGAGTTGGATGCCCGTGGACGTGGGCCCGGTGTACAGCTTGTGGTCGTAAGAGAAAATATTGTGCCAAGTTCAGGCCAAGTAAACACCTAG